The sequence below is a genomic window from Acetomicrobium sp. S15 = DSM 107314.
GCCGTAGTTTGAGATATATCCGCCGCCGAACTCGTAGAAAAAGATCGGCTGCACCACGGGTATGACGCCCAAATCCTTCACGCGGGACACGAGGTCCGGCGGACAGATCGCGCAGTGCTCGATGCGGTGTCTGCAGTCGCATCTCGGAGAAACGCCCATGGCTTTTTCAAAGGAGTTCAACATCATCTCTATCGCCCTATCGCCGATGCAATGGGCAGTCACTTGAAAGCCCTTGGAATGAGCCCTTCCCACCAGCGCGTCGAGCTCGTTTTGGGAATAGTAGAGTATGCCGAAATCTTCTGGATCGGAAGCGTAAGGCTCGCGGGTAGCGCAGGTCGGGCCACTGCTGCTTCCGTCCACCATGAGCTTATAAGATCCTATGCAAAGGCGATCGTCTCCGAAGCCCGTGACAAGGCCGGTCTCCAGGTAGTGATCGCCGCTCGTATCTCCGATGATCCTCCCCACAGAGGCATAGACGCGCACGCGAAGAGCGCCGCTGCGAGCACCTTCGACGAGCGCGCGCATGCCCAAAGGCCCGGCCAACCCCTCGTCGTGGACGCTCGTTATCCCCCATTCCAAGAAGTCGCGGTCGGCGACCTTCAACCCTTCGGCATATTCTTCTAACGTGTAGGCACCGGCTTTAAGCACCCCATCCTGCGCCGCCTCATAGAGGACGCCGTCGAGCCTCGCCCCGGAGCGGCCGAACCTGCCGCCCGGAGGATCAACCACGCTATCGTCTATACCTGCAAGTTCGAGCGCTTTGCTGTTGGCCACAGCTATATGGCAGCAGGTCCTTGTCAGGATCACCGGATTGTCTGGGGAGACCTCGTCTAAGTCGAAGCGGGTGGGGTGGCGACCCTCCGCGAGTTCAGTATGGTTGTAACCCCATCCTCTCACCCACTTGCCGGACCCGAGCGCGGCGGCCCGCTCTTTGACCAGGTGCTTTATGTCAGAGATGGACTTGACGTTCGGAGCCTTGAGGCTTATCCCCAGGCGGTTGACGCCGTAGAGCAAAAAGTGGACGTGGGCATCTATGAAGCCTGGCATGGCCGTCCTGCCGCCGAGCTCGATCACCTGCGTGCGCGGCCCTTTAAGCTCCATCACTTTTGAGGTCGCACCGACAGCGGCTATTTTATCCCCACATATGGCGAGGGCCTCCTCTTGCGCCCTTTTGGGGTCGACCGTCAGGACGTTCCTCTCTCCAGGTGCGCTCACCAAGATGATATCCGCTTCACCTCTCATTTCAGACCCCACCTCCCACGGGATAATATCTCAAATGAGGCCGCTCTCGCGGCATTGCGGCGTTATCGAACGCCGCCTTCGGCCGCCAACCGATATAAAAAGGCGGGCACTTTCCATGCCCGCCTCTCTTCATTCAACCGTCCCACTCGCTTCCGTCGTCCCTGCCGAAGTTGACGTTATAGATCCTGCCTCGCCTCCTGTCCCACGCGTACGGCCCATGACTACCTGTCGGGCGACCTGAGGCATCCAAAAAGAGCATCTCTTCGGACATGGCAGTGGCTATCGTTATC
It includes:
- a CDS encoding amidohydrolase, translated to MRGEADIILVSAPGERNVLTVDPKRAQEEALAICGDKIAAVGATSKVMELKGPRTQVIELGGRTAMPGFIDAHVHFLLYGVNRLGISLKAPNVKSISDIKHLVKERAAALGSGKWVRGWGYNHTELAEGRHPTRFDLDEVSPDNPVILTRTCCHIAVANSKALELAGIDDSVVDPPGGRFGRSGARLDGVLYEAAQDGVLKAGAYTLEEYAEGLKVADRDFLEWGITSVHDEGLAGPLGMRALVEGARSGALRVRVYASVGRIIGDTSGDHYLETGLVTGFGDDRLCIGSYKLMVDGSSSGPTCATREPYASDPEDFGILYYSQNELDALVGRAHSKGFQVTAHCIGDRAIEMMLNSFEKAMGVSPRCDCRHRIEHCAICPPDLVSRVKDLGVIPVVQPIFFYEFGGGYISNYGRERVGYMFPMRSFIERGIPVAMSSDSPVTTFNPFINIYEAATRKTKDGQVCGESERVRVMEALCAYTVGGAHAAFEEQKKGSLEAGKAADVIVLSGDIVKMPIEEVKDMKVDLTISGGEVVYAKA